Proteins from one Malania oleifera isolate guangnan ecotype guangnan chromosome 4, ASM2987363v1, whole genome shotgun sequence genomic window:
- the LOC131153402 gene encoding small ribosomal subunit protein eS24z, with protein sequence MWISPIPRSKASHISSRVSRFAFFVLRHLLAPQLLLRCSCSPLVTMADKAVTIRTRKFMTNRLLSRKQFVIDVLHPGRANVSKAELKEKLARMYEVRDPSAIFVFKFRTHFGGGKSTGFGLIYDSVENAKKYEPKYRLIRNGLDTKVEKSRKQMKERKNRAKKIRGVKKTKAGDAAKGKKK encoded by the exons ATGTGGATCTCGCCCATACCCAGGTCTAAGGCTTCTCATATAAGCTCTAGGGTTTCGCGTTTTGCCTTCTTTGTGCTGCGACATCTTCTTGCTCCTCAGCTCCTGCTGCGCTGCTCCTGCTCCCCACTCGTGACCATGGCGGACAAGGCAGTTACCATCCGAACAAGGAAGTTCATGACCAACAGGCTTCTCTCCAGGAAGCAGTTC GTCATTGATGTTCTACACCCTGGAAGGGCCAATGTTTCAAAG GCGGAATTGAAGGAGAAATTGGCAAGAATGTATGAAGTGCGAGACCCTAGTGCAATTTTTGTATTCAAGTTCCGAACCCATTTCGGAGGTGGCAAATCTACTGGATTTGGTTTGATTTATGATTCTGTTGAGAATGCGAAGAAGTACGAACCTAAGTATAGGCTCATCAGG AATGGGCTTGACACGAAGGTGGAGAAGTCTAGGAAGCAGATGAAGGAAAGGAAGAACAGGGCAAAGAAGATCCGGGGAGTGAAGAAG